A part of Amblyraja radiata isolate CabotCenter1 chromosome 35, sAmbRad1.1.pri, whole genome shotgun sequence genomic DNA contains:
- the ubl5 gene encoding ubiquitin-like protein 5, producing the protein MIEIICNDRLGKKVRVKCNPDDTIKDLKKLIAAQTGTKWDKLVLKKWYTIFKNHVQLEDYEIHDGMNLELYYQ; encoded by the exons ATGATTGAGATCATTTGCAACGACCGTTTGGGGAAAAAGGTTCGTGTGAAGTGCAA TCCTGATGATACCATTAAGGATCTGAAGAAGTTAATAGCTGCACAGACTGGGACAAAATGGGACAAGCTTGTCTTGAAAAAATG GTACACCATTTTCAAGAATCACGTTCAGTTGGAGGATT ATGAGATCCACGATGGAATGAACTTGGAGCTATATTACCAGTGA